A stretch of the Vigna radiata var. radiata cultivar VC1973A chromosome 7, Vradiata_ver6, whole genome shotgun sequence genome encodes the following:
- the LOC106769154 gene encoding peroxidase 42, which translates to MAPKSLILLAVLSFSAVSLSPSLAEDNGLVMNFYKETCPQAEDIIKEQVKLLYKRHKNTAFSWLRNIFHDCAVQSCDASLLLDSTRRTLSEKETDRSFGLRNFRYIETIKEAVERECPGVVSCADILVLSARDGIVSLGGPHIPLKTGRRDGRRSRADVVEQFLPDHNESISSVLDKFGAMGIDTPGVVALLGAHSVGRTHCVKLVHRLYPEIDSALNPEHVPHMLKKCPDAIPDPKAVQYVRNDRGTPMILDNNYYRNILDNKGLLIVDHQLANDKRTKPYVKKMAKSQDYFFKEFSRAITLLSENNPLTGTKGEIRKQCNVANKHREEP; encoded by the exons ATGGCTCCCAAGTCTCTGATCCTTTTGGCTGTGTTATCCTTTTCAGCAGTGTCACTGAGTCCTTCTCTTGCTGAAGATAATGGCCTTGTGATGAACTTCTACAAGGAAACTTGTCCTCAGGCTGAAGACATCATCAAAGAACAAGTCAAGCTTCTCTACAAGCGCCACAAGAACACTGCTTTCTCTTGGCTCCGAAACATCTTCCATGACTGTGCTGTTCAG aGCTGTGATGCTTCACTGTTGCTGGACTCCACAAGAAGGACCTTGTCTGAGAAGGAGACAGACAGAAGCTTCGGTTTGAGGAATTTCAGGTACATTGAGACCATCAAAGAAGCTGTGGAAAGGGAGTGCCCGGGAGTTGTTTCCTGTGCTGATATACTCGTTCTCTCTGCCAGAGATGGCATTGTTTCG CTAGGAGGCCCCCATATCCCTCTTAAAACTGGAAGAAGGGATGGTAGAAGGAGCAGAGCTGATGTGGTTGAACAGTTCCTCCCAGACCACAATGAGTCCATTTCTTCAGTTCTTGACAAGTTTGGTGCCATGGGAATTGACACTCCCGGGGTGGTTGCTTTGCTTG GAGCACACAGTGTTGGTAGAACACACTGTGTGAAGTTGGTGCACCGTTTGTACCCGGAGATTGATTCTGCACTGAACCCTGAGCATGTCCCTCACATGCTGAAGAAGTGCCCTGATGCCATTCCAGATCCCAAGGCCGTGCAGTATGTGAGAAACGACCGTGGCACCCCCATGATTCTAGACAACAACTACTACAGAAACATATTGGACAACAAGGGGTTGCTGATAGTGGATCACCAACTAGCCAATGACAAGAGGACCAAGCCTTATGTGAAGAAAATGGCCAAGAGCCAAGACTATTTCTTCAAGGAGTTTTCTAGAGCCATCACCTTGCTCTCTGAAAACAATCCTCTCACTGGCACTAAGGGAGAGATCAGAAAGCAGTGCAATGTTGCCAACAAGCACCGTGAGGAGCCTTGA
- the LOC106766570 gene encoding uncharacterized protein LOC106766570 isoform X1: MVQLQSCATLVNASSLCAIEQEVRGDSVTVVAEISAELERERKKNAELMERISMLEAQLRERNKEYQENHQHAVARSLKNFKRQKIEMVDDEKSRNTVKSETASEYKIDTEGIVPKQIDRAKSLVNWMSMDNVQNLYAEKFKDCNSVADFNETDSDDACDENFDDDMENSQRHEEVDDKNEAVRAEKGYRADDVDEESNNTSCMGNFSGDPASNVRQEDHENQKTSCILAATLSEKREVKTLQGKEIKESAAFRTEAEVPSSGSERISQNRKPLKLAFCPKEVKRMIESEALLEKNAQSHTIRKIIVFASLAIRHGCEDMYELDFNHFSILNKGEPYLSPESPGEHVLYENPGVRRKIFYPNRENPVLCPVEILEEERAMRPSDASCPSWLFLCIKYGGRTRNLPQNEYVRQRMGRNKLKSFGPLMCRMAVLVHCRSGSFFFKALGITLLFMAGFPDYLVQKETKYRNLDLLQKYYRTDEDAEGEELFLPHSIACDNQGTPEPHKLTKKTLPAKSKGKKHPNAIIKQKTQSQQEAPTSSAATEFGLTGYSSAYTYAMAAFHSMPSQVSSQDISHILNPVLANSITNVSGNHGMLPPQPASSFVPVMYWPPPNVFLPGPYTSTYGYHSFPAAANYLSIHTQPYFNHPKSLEDSGKNDLVSHETNSDTDSSTSG, encoded by the exons ATGGTACAACTCCAATCTTGTGCTACTTTAGTCAATGCCTCATCACTGTGTGCTATAGAACAAGAAGTGAGAGGAGATAGCGTCACTGTTGTTGCTGAGATTTCGGCCGAGTTGGAGAGGGAAAGGAAGAAGAATGCAGAGCTCATGGAGAGAATATCAATGCTTGAAGCTCAgttaagagaaagaaacaaagaatATCAA GAAAATCATCAGCATGCAGTTGCAAGAAGCTTGAAGAATTTCAAGAGGCAGAAGATAGAAATGGTAGATGATGAAAAAAGTAGGAATACTGTGAAAAGTGAAACGGCCTCAGAGTACAAGATTGATACTGAAGGCATTGTTCCTAAGCAGATTGATCGAGCAAAGAGCTTAGTTAATTGGATGAGCATGGACAACGTCCAAAATTTGTACGCGGAAAAATTTAAAGACTGCAACTCTGTTGCAGATTTCAATGAAACGGATAGTGATGATGCATGTGATGAAAATTTTGACGATGATATGGAAAATAGCCAAAGACATGAGGAAGTTGATGACAAAAATGAAGCCGTTAGAGCAGAAAAAGGTTACCGAGCTGATGATGTTGACGAGGAATCAAATAATACATCATGCATGGGAAATTTTTCTGGTGATCCAGCCAGTAATGTGAGACAAGAAGATCATGAAAATCAAAAGACAAGTTGCATATTAGCAGCTACATTATCCGAGAAGAGAGAAGTAAAAACACTTCAAGGGAAAGAAATTAAGGAGAGTGCAGCATTTAGAACAGAAGCTGAGGTCCCTTCCTCAGGATCCGAACGCATATCACAAAATAGAAAGCCTCTGAAGTTAGCTTTCTGCCCAAAAGAGGTGAAAAGGATGATTGAGTCTGAAGCCCTTCTAGAAAAAAATGCTCAGTCCCACACTATAAGGAAAATCATAGTTTTTGCATCACTTGCCATAAGGCATGGATGTGAGGATATGTACGAACTGGACTTCAATCATTTTAGCATTCTGAACAAAGGAGAACCATACCTGTCTCCAGAAAGCCCTGGG GAGCATGTTTTATACGAGAATCCTGGTGTTCGGAGGAAAATATTTTATCCAAATAGAGAAAACCCTGTATTATGTCCTGTTGAGATACTAGAAGAAGAGAGAGCCATGCGTCCATCGGATGCTAGCTGTCCATCATGGTTATTCTTGTGCATTAAATATGGTGGAAGGACAAGAAATCTTCCTCAAAATGA ATATGTGAGACAGAGGATGGGAAGAAACAAACTGAAGTCTTTCGGTCCACTCATGTGCCGAATGGCAGTGTTGGTTCATTGTCGCAGTGGAAGCTTTTTCTTCAAGGCTTTGGGCATCACACTCCTGTTTATGGCAGGATTTCCTGATTATCTAGTTCAAAAGGAAACCAAATACCGGAACTTAGACTTGCTTCAGAAATATTACAG GACTGATGAGGATGCTGAAGGAGAGGAGTTGTTTCTTCCTCATTCAATCGCATGTGACAAT CAGGGTACTCCTGAACCCCACAAATTAACCAAGAAGACACTTCCTGCAAAATCCAAAGGAAAAAAACACCCTAATGCCATCATCAAACAAAAGACCCAATCTCAACAAGAAGCACCAACAAGTTCAGCAGCTACTGAATTTGGTTTAACAGGCTATTCCTCAGCTTACACATATGCAAtggcagcatttcattcaaTGCCATCTCAGGTTTCTTCCCAAGACATTTCTCACATCCTAAATCCAGTTCTTGCCAATTCCATTACCAATGTCTCTGGTAATCATGGTATGCTGCCACCACAGCCAGCAAGTTCATTTGTGCCAGTGATGTATTGGCCTCCACCAAATGTATTTCTTCCTGGACCCTATACTTCCACATATGGTTATCATTCTTTTCCTGCTGCTGCAAACTATCTGTCTATCCACACACAGCCATATTTCAATCATCCAAAGTCGCTAGAAGATAGTGGAAAGAATGATTTAGTCTCTCATGAAACTAACAGTGACACTGATAGCAGCACTTCAGGCTGA
- the LOC106768380 gene encoding calcium-dependent protein kinase 2, whose protein sequence is MGCHGSKENKSNAEFSSAYGSGTRTGSGSQNTVQPPPTTTVAQPQTSPPPKPQRPSEPKPNLSPTQNARAVQKPDTTILGKPFEDIKKHYTLGKELGRGQFGVTYLCTENATGMTYACKSILKRKLVSKADREDMKREIHIMQHLSGQNNIVEFKGAYEDRMSVHLVMELCAGGELFDRIIAQGHYSERAAASLCRAIVNVVHICHFMGVLHRDLKPENFLLSSKDDDATLKATDFGLSVFIEEGKVYHDMVGSAYYVAPEVLRRSYGKEIDIWSAGVILYILLSGVPPFWAETEKGIFNAILEGELDFVSEPWPSISDSAKDLVRKMLTQDPKKRITSAQVLEHPWMREGGEASDKPIDSAVLSRMKQFRAMNKLKKLALKVIAENLSEEEIKGLKAMFANMDTDNSGTITYEELKTGLARIGSTLSEAEVKQLMDAADVDGNGSIDYLEFISATMHRHRLERDEHLYKAFQYFDKDNSGYITRDELETAMTQHGMGDEATIKEIISEVDTDNDGRINYEEFCAMMRSGMPQQGGTANPLIG, encoded by the exons ATGGGTTGTCACGGCAGCAAGGAGAATAAATCAAACGCAGAATTCAGCTCTGCTTATGGATCAGGCACTCGCACTGGCAGTGGTAGTCAAAACACTGTTCAACCACCACCTACCACCACTGTTGCTCAGCCTCAAACATCACCTCCTCCCAAACCACAAAGACCGTCGGAACCAAAACCCAATCTTTCTCCGACCCAGAATGCGAGGGCGGTGCAGAAACCCGACACCACGATTCTGGGCAAACCCTTTGAGGATATAAAGAAGCACTACACTCTGGGGAAGGAACTGGGAAGAGGGCAATTCGGGGTAACGTATCTGTGCACGGAGAATGCCACCGGAATGACGTACGCCTGCAAGTCGATTCTGAAGAGGAAGCTGGTGTCGAAGGCGGACAGGGAGGATATGAAGAGGGAGATTCATATCATGCAGCATTTGTCTGGGCAGAACAACATTGTGGAGTTCAAGGGGGCGTACGAGGACAGGATGTCGGTCCACCTTGTAATGGAACTCTGCGCCGGCGGGGAGCTATTCGACCGGATCATCGCCCAGGGTCACTACTCCGAGAGAGCCGCCGCCTCACTCTGCCGCGCCATTGTCAACGTTGTTCACATTTGCCACTTCATGGGAGTCTTGCACCGCGATCTCAAGCCCGAAAATTTCCTGCTCTCTTCTAAGGACGACGACGCTACGCTCAAGGCTACTGATTTTGGACTCTCTGTCTTCATTGAAGAAG GGAAGGTATATCATGATATGGTTGGCAGTGCTTACTATGTTGCTCCCGAGGTATTGCGTCGTAGTTATGGAAAAGAAATAGATATTTGGAGTGCAGGCGTCATATTGTATATTCTTCTCAGTGGTGTACCACCTTTTTGGGCTG AAACTGAGAAGGGAATATTTAACGCCATATTGGAAGGTGAACTTGATTTTGTAAGTGAACCATGGCCATCCATATCAGACAGCGCCAAAGATCTAGTCAGGAAGATGCTGACACAAGATCCAAAGAAGCGGATTACTTCTGCACAAGTCCTTG AACACCCGTGGATGAGAGAAGGTGGAGAGGCATCTGATAAACCAATCGATAGTGCAGTTCTTTCTAGAATGAAACAATTCAGGGCAATGAATAAGCTCAAGAAGCTTGCATTAAAG GTTATTGCCGAAAATCTATCAGAAGAGGAGATTAAAGGTCTGAAAGCAATGTTTGCAAATATGGACACTGACAATAGTGGCACAATTACCTACGAAGAATTGAAGACTGGCTTGGCTCGAATTGGATCAACACTGTCTGAGGCTGAAGTGAAACAACTCATGGATGCT GCTGATGTTGATGGAAATGGCTCAATTGACTATCTTGAATTCATTTCGGCTACAATGCATAGGCACAGACTTGAACGTGATGAACATCTTTACAAAGCATTCCAGTATTTTGATAAGGATAACAGTGG GTACATTACTAGAGATGAATTGGAGACTGCTATGACCCAACATGGAATGGGTGATGAAGCAACAATAAAGGAAATAATCTCTGAGGTGGATACAGATAAT GATGGGAGAATAAACTACGAGGAATTTTGTGCAATGATGAGAAGTGGAATGCCACAGCAGGGAGGGACAGCTAATCCACTGATTGGTTGA
- the LOC106768381 gene encoding uncharacterized protein LOC106768381, which yields MAKGRKFPATARSERFFGTIYSSQGSAAVEPSEFREEDVWSTLEDREGDVNASPGQWEPREWPRRRNTREHQGHPHVGGLSLAFEDPNGSSGGGGGGATRIVHHQYRAQHDTVSSSPRGRHHQMATSAPVNVPDWSKILRVDSVELMHEMDDGFDDNDPEMVPPHEYLARSRQMASNSVFEGVGRTLKGRDMRRVREAVWSQTGFDG from the coding sequence ATGGCCAAGGGTCGAAAATTCCCCGCCACGGCCCGAAGCGAGCGCTTCTTCGGAACAATCTACTCATCTCAGGGCTCCGCCGCCGTCGAACCCTCCGAGTTCCGGGAAGAGGACGTGTGGTCCACGCTGGAAGACCGTGAAGGAGACGTCAATGCCTCGCCGGGACAGTGGGAGCCACGCGAGTGGCCGCGGCGTCGGAACACCAGGGAACACCAGGGGCACCCTCACGTGGGGGGTTTGTCGTTGGCATTCGAGGATCCGAATGGGTCAAGtggcggcggtggtggtggtgccACGAGAATCGTGCACCACCAGTACCGCGCGCAGCACGACACCGTGTCGTCGTCGCCACGTGGTCGCCATCACCAAATGGCCACGTCAGCTCCCGTGAACGTGCCCGACTGGAGCAAGATCCTCCGTGTCGACTCGGTCGAATTGATGCACGAGATGGACGACGGCTTCGACGACAACGACCCCGAGATGGTTCCGCCGCACGAGTACCTGGCGCGCAGCCGCCAGATGGCATCGAACTCAGTATTCGAGGGCGTGGGGCGCACGTTAAAGGGCCGCGACATGAGACGAGTTCGCGAAGCCGTTTGGAGCCAGACCGGGTTCGACGGCTGA
- the LOC106766570 gene encoding uncharacterized protein LOC106766570 isoform X2 yields the protein MVQLQSCATLVNASSLCAIEQEVRGDSVTVVAEISAELERERKKNAELMERISMLEAQLRERNKEYQENHQHAVARSLKNFKRQKIEMVDDEKSRNTVKSETASEYKIDTEGIVPKQIDRAKSLVNWMSMDNVQNLYAEKFKDCNSVADFNETDSDDACDENFDDDMENSQRHEEVDDKNEAVRAEKGYRADDVDEESNNTSCMGNFSGDPASNVRQEDHENQKTSCILAATLSEKREVKTLQGKEIKESAAFRTEAEVPSSGSERISQNRKPLKLAFCPKEVKRMIESEALLEKNAQSHTIRKIIVFASLAIRHGCEDMYELDFNHFSILNKGEPYLSPESPGEHVLYENPGVRRKIFYPNRENPVLCPVEILEEERAMRPSDASCPSWLFLCIKYGGRTRNLPQNEYVRQRMGRNKLKSFGPLMCRMAVLVHCRSGSFFFKALGITLLFMAGFPDYLVQKETKYRNLDLLQKYYRTDEDAEGEELFLPHSIACDNGTPEPHKLTKKTLPAKSKGKKHPNAIIKQKTQSQQEAPTSSAATEFGLTGYSSAYTYAMAAFHSMPSQVSSQDISHILNPVLANSITNVSGNHGMLPPQPASSFVPVMYWPPPNVFLPGPYTSTYGYHSFPAAANYLSIHTQPYFNHPKSLEDSGKNDLVSHETNSDTDSSTSG from the exons ATGGTACAACTCCAATCTTGTGCTACTTTAGTCAATGCCTCATCACTGTGTGCTATAGAACAAGAAGTGAGAGGAGATAGCGTCACTGTTGTTGCTGAGATTTCGGCCGAGTTGGAGAGGGAAAGGAAGAAGAATGCAGAGCTCATGGAGAGAATATCAATGCTTGAAGCTCAgttaagagaaagaaacaaagaatATCAA GAAAATCATCAGCATGCAGTTGCAAGAAGCTTGAAGAATTTCAAGAGGCAGAAGATAGAAATGGTAGATGATGAAAAAAGTAGGAATACTGTGAAAAGTGAAACGGCCTCAGAGTACAAGATTGATACTGAAGGCATTGTTCCTAAGCAGATTGATCGAGCAAAGAGCTTAGTTAATTGGATGAGCATGGACAACGTCCAAAATTTGTACGCGGAAAAATTTAAAGACTGCAACTCTGTTGCAGATTTCAATGAAACGGATAGTGATGATGCATGTGATGAAAATTTTGACGATGATATGGAAAATAGCCAAAGACATGAGGAAGTTGATGACAAAAATGAAGCCGTTAGAGCAGAAAAAGGTTACCGAGCTGATGATGTTGACGAGGAATCAAATAATACATCATGCATGGGAAATTTTTCTGGTGATCCAGCCAGTAATGTGAGACAAGAAGATCATGAAAATCAAAAGACAAGTTGCATATTAGCAGCTACATTATCCGAGAAGAGAGAAGTAAAAACACTTCAAGGGAAAGAAATTAAGGAGAGTGCAGCATTTAGAACAGAAGCTGAGGTCCCTTCCTCAGGATCCGAACGCATATCACAAAATAGAAAGCCTCTGAAGTTAGCTTTCTGCCCAAAAGAGGTGAAAAGGATGATTGAGTCTGAAGCCCTTCTAGAAAAAAATGCTCAGTCCCACACTATAAGGAAAATCATAGTTTTTGCATCACTTGCCATAAGGCATGGATGTGAGGATATGTACGAACTGGACTTCAATCATTTTAGCATTCTGAACAAAGGAGAACCATACCTGTCTCCAGAAAGCCCTGGG GAGCATGTTTTATACGAGAATCCTGGTGTTCGGAGGAAAATATTTTATCCAAATAGAGAAAACCCTGTATTATGTCCTGTTGAGATACTAGAAGAAGAGAGAGCCATGCGTCCATCGGATGCTAGCTGTCCATCATGGTTATTCTTGTGCATTAAATATGGTGGAAGGACAAGAAATCTTCCTCAAAATGA ATATGTGAGACAGAGGATGGGAAGAAACAAACTGAAGTCTTTCGGTCCACTCATGTGCCGAATGGCAGTGTTGGTTCATTGTCGCAGTGGAAGCTTTTTCTTCAAGGCTTTGGGCATCACACTCCTGTTTATGGCAGGATTTCCTGATTATCTAGTTCAAAAGGAAACCAAATACCGGAACTTAGACTTGCTTCAGAAATATTACAG GACTGATGAGGATGCTGAAGGAGAGGAGTTGTTTCTTCCTCATTCAATCGCATGTGACAAT GGTACTCCTGAACCCCACAAATTAACCAAGAAGACACTTCCTGCAAAATCCAAAGGAAAAAAACACCCTAATGCCATCATCAAACAAAAGACCCAATCTCAACAAGAAGCACCAACAAGTTCAGCAGCTACTGAATTTGGTTTAACAGGCTATTCCTCAGCTTACACATATGCAAtggcagcatttcattcaaTGCCATCTCAGGTTTCTTCCCAAGACATTTCTCACATCCTAAATCCAGTTCTTGCCAATTCCATTACCAATGTCTCTGGTAATCATGGTATGCTGCCACCACAGCCAGCAAGTTCATTTGTGCCAGTGATGTATTGGCCTCCACCAAATGTATTTCTTCCTGGACCCTATACTTCCACATATGGTTATCATTCTTTTCCTGCTGCTGCAAACTATCTGTCTATCCACACACAGCCATATTTCAATCATCCAAAGTCGCTAGAAGATAGTGGAAAGAATGATTTAGTCTCTCATGAAACTAACAGTGACACTGATAGCAGCACTTCAGGCTGA